The Nitrospira sp. genome contains the following window.
CCGCGCCTATTTCCGCGGGCAGGCCCTTCAACAGCAACTCACTATCGTCAAAGCCATCGTCGGCATCCGCCGCGAGCTCAAGACATTGGCGGAGACTCGATTCCGGCTCGGACTCGACAATGACCAGCCCGTCAAAATCGCGGTGGCCGACTATGAAGCCGCGTTCAAGCGTCAGGCGGCAATTCGCGATCAGCTGGATGTCCAGCGTCATCTGCTGGCGCGATTGGTCGGCAAGGGGCCTGATGAGGCGGGCCATCTGTTTGCCAAGCCGAAAGTGATCGTCCCCAGTCAGATTGCGGCACCGGATCATCTGTCCATGGGGTTACTCGTCCATCGGCCGGATCTGGCCGCCGCCCTCTATCGTGCTCATGCCGCATCGCGGTTAGTCAGGGTGGCGACGACCCAGTTTTACCCCACCATCGATTTGACCGGCTTCGTGGGATTCAATGCGTTGACGTTGGCCAAGGGGACCGACAAGCTGGCGAATTTCCTTTTCAGCGGTCAAAGCTTTTCCTACGGCCTGGCGCCCGGATTGCGGATGCCCTGGTTTGAGGGCGGCCGACTCCGCGGTGAATTGGGGGCGCAGCGGGCGGAATACGATGCGGCGGTGGAACTCTACAACGACACGCTGCTGGAAGCGATGCGGGAAGTCGCCGACAGTTTGAGCGCCTGGCAGACTACGAATGAAATCATGGCCTCGCACAAACGGCTGGTGGCTTCCTTGGGGGACGACTGGCGATTGGCGAAGGTGCGACTCGTGAACGGGCTGGACGATGATCGGGAAGTGTTGCGGCATCGTTATCCGGTCCTGGAGCAGGAATATGCGTTGAGGGCCCTGGAAAGCGACCAATTGGTGGCGGCGGTCGATCTGATCGAATCCCTGGGCGGCGGTTATCACAATCCGGACATTGCAAAACGACCGAAACAGAATCCGAGCTAAATCCATGACAACCACAACTGCAGATATGGCTCAGCATCCGCAATCCCCCGGTGGCTCACCGCCGGCCGGCCCCTACCGCATCCATCCGAAGGCCATTCGTGCGCGCCGGAATCGACGGCTCCTGGTCGTGGCGGGGTTGGTGCTGGTCGCCACCGTCGCCTATCTGGTGCATTGGTATACGCATGACCGGTTTTGGGTACGAACCGATAACGCCTACGTCACGGGGAACCTGGTGCCGGTGGCGGCGCAGGCCTCCGGCATCGTGACGCAGGTGCTGGCGGAGGAAACGCAGTTTGTCAATCGAGGGGACTTGATGATCCGGTTGGATGAGCATCAAGCCTACGCTGCGCTGGGGAGGGCCCGTGGCCGGTTGGGCGAGGAGGTTCGTCGCATTGCGGCCTTGTTTATCAATCGGAAGCAACTCGCGGAAAAATTACGCTCGCGCCGGGCCCGGCTGGAGTTGGCCGAGCACGACATGGACCGGTATCAACGGGCCGCTCCGAGCGGCGCGATCTCCAAACAGATCCTGCAAAATACCGCGGACAAAATTGCGAGTTTGGACGCAGAGGTGCGAGAGACCCAGGCCGAGCTGGATTCACTGGATGCACAGATCGGGGGCACGACTGTCATAGCCCATCCGGCAGTGGATCTTGCGAAACATCAGCTGATCGAAGCGCACCTGGAGTATGCGCGCCAACAGATCCGGGCTCCCATTTCCGGATATGTGGCCAAGCGCAAAGCCCAGGTGGGAGATCGTGTTCAGCCTGGAGCGCTCCTCATGACCATTGTTCCGCTGGATCATCTGTGGGTCGAAGCGAATTTGCGCGAAACGGAACTGCAGCATGTCCGTCCCGGCCAGCCGGCTCTGGTGAACGTCAGTCTTTACGGATCGAAGCAAACGTTCCATGGCACGGTGGAGGGGCTGGTGCCGGGCAGCGGCAGCGCGTTCGCCCTGTTGCCTCCGGACAATTCGACCGGAAACTTCATTCACATCGTCGAGCGCGTTCCGGTGCGTATCGCCTTACCCTCGGACGAACTCCGGGAACATCCGATCCGGCCTGGCCTGTCGACGGTGACCAGCATCAATATCACCGAGTCCGGGCAATCCGTGTGGACCTCCTTGGCGACCCCCTCCACGGCCGAATACGAGACCGATGTCTATGCGGATGAATTGCCGATGGCGGAATCGCTGGCTAAGGACGTGATCGCGACGAATTTGGTCGTCAGGGGTCGTGGAGAATCGCTCGATTCCCTTCTCGACGAAGAGGAAGAGATTGAACGGATCGTGCCTCGGAAAGGCGATATGCGGACGTCGCCCGAAGGACGGGCTTCGAGTGACCTCGATCGCATGCGTGCGCATCGCGATCCGGCGGCGAGTGTATTCGTTCCGCGAAGAAGTCCTGATCTGGGAGTCACAACGGCTCCTCTCGCGCCCGCAGTCGGTCCAAGCTCCGGGGCGTTGGGGCCCGAGGCAGGGCGTAGTCGCTCACGGCTCAGATCGGGCGTTGAGATGGATGAGGGCAGACATGCCATGGGCACAGGACGTCATTAGTCCCACCTGTCGCAGCATCGGAAGGGCCAACCTTGCCGAGCCACGTGATCCGCCAGGTTGCCGCCGCCGTTACATTAAAGTTTGATGAAGATTCGACGAGCGACTGGAATCAGAAATGGGCCCAGCCTATGATGCCCACAGCGCACAAGCCACCACCGCCCATCGAGGCCTGCCTGCAGTTCAGTTCTGTGCGTGCAGGTGCCTTTCCTGACGACGTGTCGCTCCAGCGCACAGGGTCAGTGAGCCGTTCATAGAGGGTCTATGTTACGGGAGAAAGAAACACGCCGTGCATAACGCGGCGCTCAACTACCGCACCCTGTTGTCCGTCACCAATGTGCTGAATTCTCAGCGCAACCGGCAGAGCCTGTTTCGCGCGGTGACGGATCAGTTGGC
Protein-coding sequences here:
- a CDS encoding HlyD family efflux transporter periplasmic adaptor subunit, whose translation is MAQHPQSPGGSPPAGPYRIHPKAIRARRNRRLLVVAGLVLVATVAYLVHWYTHDRFWVRTDNAYVTGNLVPVAAQASGIVTQVLAEETQFVNRGDLMIRLDEHQAYAALGRARGRLGEEVRRIAALFINRKQLAEKLRSRRARLELAEHDMDRYQRAAPSGAISKQILQNTADKIASLDAEVRETQAELDSLDAQIGGTTVIAHPAVDLAKHQLIEAHLEYARQQIRAPISGYVAKRKAQVGDRVQPGALLMTIVPLDHLWVEANLRETELQHVRPGQPALVNVSLYGSKQTFHGTVEGLVPGSGSAFALLPPDNSTGNFIHIVERVPVRIALPSDELREHPIRPGLSTVTSINITESGQSVWTSLATPSTAEYETDVYADELPMAESLAKDVIATNLVVRGRGESLDSLLDEEEEIERIVPRKGDMRTSPEGRASSDLDRMRAHRDPAASVFVPRRSPDLGVTTAPLAPAVGPSSGALGPEAGRSRSRLRSGVEMDEGRHAMGTGRH
- a CDS encoding efflux transporter outer membrane subunit, yielding MIVPVTIRRRLHFALGIGCALFFGGCAWIPKGDQPAQYLEAPEMTETLAEVTSRLQNWPEDRWWEQFGNPELNGLIEQSLNDNPGLKHAAARLRQATSLVKVEGARLLPFLEADASLTYERISQHGVFAALNPEVAGIRIMYGIINPLSFRYEFDFWGKNRAMLEAALGHAAAEEAETAEVRLRLTTGIARAYFRGQALQQQLTIVKAIVGIRRELKTLAETRFRLGLDNDQPVKIAVADYEAAFKRQAAIRDQLDVQRHLLARLVGKGPDEAGHLFAKPKVIVPSQIAAPDHLSMGLLVHRPDLAAALYRAHAASRLVRVATTQFYPTIDLTGFVGFNALTLAKGTDKLANFLFSGQSFSYGLAPGLRMPWFEGGRLRGELGAQRAEYDAAVELYNDTLLEAMREVADSLSAWQTTNEIMASHKRLVASLGDDWRLAKVRLVNGLDDDREVLRHRYPVLEQEYALRALESDQLVAAVDLIESLGGGYHNPDIAKRPKQNPS